The Euleptes europaea isolate rEulEur1 chromosome 2, rEulEur1.hap1, whole genome shotgun sequence genome has a segment encoding these proteins:
- the CCN5 gene encoding CCN family member 5: MKLQLLLISFLCLLSKICAQLCQTPCYCPWLPPRCPPGSPLVLDGCGCCNICARRLGEPCDYLRVCDQSQGLVCDSSTAPAGRGGGTCNYEEGDDSCEVNGKIYQDGEAFQPNCKLRCQCSGGGVTCIPLCSEDVRLPTPDCPHPRRVEVPGKCCPEWVCDRQERQVFQDAMAAQRLPGAASVAFPFPCQEWSSAWSACSTTCNVGISTRVSNQNVYCRLETQRRLCFLRPCFGLVRTASMRGRGNQL; the protein is encoded by the exons ATGAAACTCCAGCTTCTCTTGATCTCCTTCCTCTGTCTCCTTTCCAAG ATCTGTGCTCAGCTCTGCCAGACTCCATGCTATTGCCCTTGGCTCCCTCCCCGTTGCCCGCCAGGCTCCCCCTTGGTTCTGGATGGATGCGGGTGCTGTAATATATGTGCTCGCAGGCTGGGAGAGCCCTGCGACTACCTTCGCGTGTGTGATCAGAGCCAGGGTCTTGTCTGTGATTCCAGCACCGCTCctgcagggagaggaggaggcacCTGCAATT ATGAGGAGGGGGACGACAGCTGCGAAGTGAACGGCAAGATCTATCAGGACGGTGAAGCATTCCAGCCAAACTGTAAACTACGGTGCCAGTGTTCAGGGGGAGGTGTGACCTGCATCCCCCTCTGCAGTGAGGATGTCCGCCTCCCCACTCCAGACTGCCCCCATCCAAGGCGTGTGGAAGTCCCGGGGAAGTGCTGTCCGGAATGGGTTTGTGACAGACAAGAGAGACAGGTctttcaggatgccatggcag CACAAAGGCTACCTGGGGCAGCGTCGGTAGCTTTCCCCTTTCCATGTCAAGAGTGGAGTTCAGCGTGGTCGGCCTGCTCTACAACCTGTAACGTGGGGATTTCAACACGAGTGTCTAACCAGAATGTGTACTGCAGGCTTGAGACTCAGAGACGCTTGTGCTTCCTCAGACCTTGCTTCGGTCTTGTGAGAACTGCCAGCATG